A stretch of the Glandiceps talaboti chromosome 23, keGlaTala1.1, whole genome shotgun sequence genome encodes the following:
- the LOC144452835 gene encoding uncharacterized protein LOC144452835 isoform X1, producing MKRLLVMFVLLLVVFTALSDAGRKGKDKTKKMKKGKDGKQRDRVARDCGPWVWGECIANEGECGLGLKKATRDGTDCKVVSKTKRCRIPCEGDRQRKVARDCGPWVSGECIANEGECGLGVKQSTRDGADCKIVSQTKRCRIPCEGDRQRKECKYEVGELLDCDQSTGSRTIVMRLKKGDPETCPEEKTVTKKCKDKGKKACKYNKGQWGLCDTLTNTRVRLDTLKEKRSDPEAECASERVIVKKCRFACKYQYSDWGECDESTNSRSREGVLSRKSNTPADCRDTDVQTRSCSNKNGKEKCFFGPWEGFSKCVDGQRTKSRPIIAGGKRCERRAMVTRNCKSKEE from the exons ATGAAGCGACTGCTGGTAATGTTCGTTTTACTTCTCGTCGTTTTTACGGCTTTGTCGGACGCTGGACGTAAAGGGaaagataaaacaaagaaaatgaagaaaGGCAAAGATGGAA AACAGAGAGACAGAGTAGCAAGGGATTGTGGTCCCTGGGTTTGGGGTGAATGTATTGCCAATGAAGGAGAGTGTGGTTTAGGACTTAAAAAGGCAACACGAGATGGCACTGATTGTAAGGTTGTGTCCAAAACAAAACGATGTCGTATACCCTGTGAGGGTGATAGACAGAGAAAAG TAGCAAGGGATTGTGGTCCCTGGGTTTCGGGTGAATGTATTGCCAATGAAGGAGAGTGTGGTTTGGGAGTTAAACAATCAACACGAGATGGCGCTGATTGTAAAATTGTGTCCCAAACTAAACGATGTCGTATACCCTGTGAGGGTGATAGACAGAGAAAAG AGTGTAAATACGAAGTGGGTGAATTATTGGATTGTGATCAATCAACTGGGTCAAGAACTATTGTGATGCGTTTAAAGAAAGGTGACCCAGAAACGTGTCCAGAAGAGAAAACTGTGACAAAGAAATGTAAAGACAAGGGCAAGAAAG CATGTAAATACAACAAGGGCCAATGGGGTTTGTGTGACACTCTGACCAATACACGTGTTCGACTAGATACTCTCAAAGAAAAGCGCAGTGATCCCGAAGCAGAATGTGCTTCAGAAAGAGTTATAGTCAAGAAGTGTAGATTTG CATGTAAATACCAATACAGTGACTGGGGTGAATGCGACGAATCCACTAATTCCAGATCGCGTGAGGGCGTCCTTTCTAGGAAATCTAACACGCCAGCAGACTGTCGAGACACAGACGTACAAACAAGGAGTTGCTCCAACAAGAACGGAAAAG AGAAGTGCTTCTTCGGACCATGGGAGGGATTCAGTAAATGTGTAGACGGACAAAGGACAAAATCCCGACCAATCATTGCCGGTGGAAAACGTTGCGAAAGACGTGCCATGGTCACTCGTAATTGCAAGTCAAAAGAGGAATAG
- the LOC144452835 gene encoding uncharacterized protein LOC144452835 isoform X4, with translation MERDRVARDCGPWVWGECIANEGECGLGLKKATRDGTDCKVVSKTKRCRIPCEGDRQRKVARDCGPWVSGECIANEGECGLGVKQSTRDGADCKIVSQTKRCRIPCEGDRQRKECKYEVGELLDCDQSTGSRTIVMRLKKGDPETCPEEKTVTKKCKDKGKKACKYNKGQWGLCDTLTNTRVRLDTLKEKRSDPEAECASERVIVKKCRFACKYQYSDWGECDESTNSRSREGVLSRKSNTPADCRDTDVQTRSCSNKNGKEKCFFGPWEGFSKCVDGQRTKSRPIIAGGKRCERRAMVTRNCKSKEE, from the exons ATGGAA AGAGACAGAGTAGCAAGGGATTGTGGTCCCTGGGTTTGGGGTGAATGTATTGCCAATGAAGGAGAGTGTGGTTTAGGACTTAAAAAGGCAACACGAGATGGCACTGATTGTAAGGTTGTGTCCAAAACAAAACGATGTCGTATACCCTGTGAGGGTGATAGACAGAGAAAAG TAGCAAGGGATTGTGGTCCCTGGGTTTCGGGTGAATGTATTGCCAATGAAGGAGAGTGTGGTTTGGGAGTTAAACAATCAACACGAGATGGCGCTGATTGTAAAATTGTGTCCCAAACTAAACGATGTCGTATACCCTGTGAGGGTGATAGACAGAGAAAAG AGTGTAAATACGAAGTGGGTGAATTATTGGATTGTGATCAATCAACTGGGTCAAGAACTATTGTGATGCGTTTAAAGAAAGGTGACCCAGAAACGTGTCCAGAAGAGAAAACTGTGACAAAGAAATGTAAAGACAAGGGCAAGAAAG CATGTAAATACAACAAGGGCCAATGGGGTTTGTGTGACACTCTGACCAATACACGTGTTCGACTAGATACTCTCAAAGAAAAGCGCAGTGATCCCGAAGCAGAATGTGCTTCAGAAAGAGTTATAGTCAAGAAGTGTAGATTTG CATGTAAATACCAATACAGTGACTGGGGTGAATGCGACGAATCCACTAATTCCAGATCGCGTGAGGGCGTCCTTTCTAGGAAATCTAACACGCCAGCAGACTGTCGAGACACAGACGTACAAACAAGGAGTTGCTCCAACAAGAACGGAAAAG AGAAGTGCTTCTTCGGACCATGGGAGGGATTCAGTAAATGTGTAGACGGACAAAGGACAAAATCCCGACCAATCATTGCCGGTGGAAAACGTTGCGAAAGACGTGCCATGGTCACTCGTAATTGCAAGTCAAAAGAGGAATAG
- the LOC144452835 gene encoding uncharacterized protein LOC144452835 isoform X3, translating into MKRLLVMFVLLLVVFTALSDAGRKGKDKTKKMKKGKDGKQRDRVARDCGPWVWGECIANEGECGLGLKKATRDGTDCKVVSKTKRCRIPCEGDRQRKVARDCGPWVSGECIANEGECGLGVKQSTRDGADCKIVSQTKRCRIPCEGDRQRKECKYEVGELLDCDQSTGSRTIVMRLKKGDPETCPEEKTVTKKCKDKGKKACKYNKGQWGLCDTLTNTRVRLDTLKEKRSDPEAECASERVIVKKCRFACKYQYSDWGECDESTNSRSREGVLSRKSNTPADCRDTDVQTRSCSNKNGKVLLRTMGGIQ; encoded by the exons ATGAAGCGACTGCTGGTAATGTTCGTTTTACTTCTCGTCGTTTTTACGGCTTTGTCGGACGCTGGACGTAAAGGGaaagataaaacaaagaaaatgaagaaaGGCAAAGATGGAA AACAGAGAGACAGAGTAGCAAGGGATTGTGGTCCCTGGGTTTGGGGTGAATGTATTGCCAATGAAGGAGAGTGTGGTTTAGGACTTAAAAAGGCAACACGAGATGGCACTGATTGTAAGGTTGTGTCCAAAACAAAACGATGTCGTATACCCTGTGAGGGTGATAGACAGAGAAAAG TAGCAAGGGATTGTGGTCCCTGGGTTTCGGGTGAATGTATTGCCAATGAAGGAGAGTGTGGTTTGGGAGTTAAACAATCAACACGAGATGGCGCTGATTGTAAAATTGTGTCCCAAACTAAACGATGTCGTATACCCTGTGAGGGTGATAGACAGAGAAAAG AGTGTAAATACGAAGTGGGTGAATTATTGGATTGTGATCAATCAACTGGGTCAAGAACTATTGTGATGCGTTTAAAGAAAGGTGACCCAGAAACGTGTCCAGAAGAGAAAACTGTGACAAAGAAATGTAAAGACAAGGGCAAGAAAG CATGTAAATACAACAAGGGCCAATGGGGTTTGTGTGACACTCTGACCAATACACGTGTTCGACTAGATACTCTCAAAGAAAAGCGCAGTGATCCCGAAGCAGAATGTGCTTCAGAAAGAGTTATAGTCAAGAAGTGTAGATTTG CATGTAAATACCAATACAGTGACTGGGGTGAATGCGACGAATCCACTAATTCCAGATCGCGTGAGGGCGTCCTTTCTAGGAAATCTAACACGCCAGCAGACTGTCGAGACACAGACGTACAAACAAGGAGTTGCTCCAACAAGAACGGAAAAG TGCTTCTTCGGACCATGGGAGGGATTCAGTAA
- the LOC144452835 gene encoding uncharacterized protein LOC144452835 isoform X2 translates to MKRLLVMFVLLLVVFTALSDAGRKGKDKTKKMKKGKDGKQRDRVARDCGPWVWGECIANEGECGLGLKKATRDGTDCKVVSKTKRCRIPCEGDRQRKARDCGPWVSGECIANEGECGLGVKQSTRDGADCKIVSQTKRCRIPCEGDRQRKECKYEVGELLDCDQSTGSRTIVMRLKKGDPETCPEEKTVTKKCKDKGKKACKYNKGQWGLCDTLTNTRVRLDTLKEKRSDPEAECASERVIVKKCRFACKYQYSDWGECDESTNSRSREGVLSRKSNTPADCRDTDVQTRSCSNKNGKEKCFFGPWEGFSKCVDGQRTKSRPIIAGGKRCERRAMVTRNCKSKEE, encoded by the exons ATGAAGCGACTGCTGGTAATGTTCGTTTTACTTCTCGTCGTTTTTACGGCTTTGTCGGACGCTGGACGTAAAGGGaaagataaaacaaagaaaatgaagaaaGGCAAAGATGGAA AACAGAGAGACAGAGTAGCAAGGGATTGTGGTCCCTGGGTTTGGGGTGAATGTATTGCCAATGAAGGAGAGTGTGGTTTAGGACTTAAAAAGGCAACACGAGATGGCACTGATTGTAAGGTTGTGTCCAAAACAAAACGATGTCGTATACCCTGTGAGGGTGATAGACAGAGAAAAG CAAGGGATTGTGGTCCCTGGGTTTCGGGTGAATGTATTGCCAATGAAGGAGAGTGTGGTTTGGGAGTTAAACAATCAACACGAGATGGCGCTGATTGTAAAATTGTGTCCCAAACTAAACGATGTCGTATACCCTGTGAGGGTGATAGACAGAGAAAAG AGTGTAAATACGAAGTGGGTGAATTATTGGATTGTGATCAATCAACTGGGTCAAGAACTATTGTGATGCGTTTAAAGAAAGGTGACCCAGAAACGTGTCCAGAAGAGAAAACTGTGACAAAGAAATGTAAAGACAAGGGCAAGAAAG CATGTAAATACAACAAGGGCCAATGGGGTTTGTGTGACACTCTGACCAATACACGTGTTCGACTAGATACTCTCAAAGAAAAGCGCAGTGATCCCGAAGCAGAATGTGCTTCAGAAAGAGTTATAGTCAAGAAGTGTAGATTTG CATGTAAATACCAATACAGTGACTGGGGTGAATGCGACGAATCCACTAATTCCAGATCGCGTGAGGGCGTCCTTTCTAGGAAATCTAACACGCCAGCAGACTGTCGAGACACAGACGTACAAACAAGGAGTTGCTCCAACAAGAACGGAAAAG AGAAGTGCTTCTTCGGACCATGGGAGGGATTCAGTAAATGTGTAGACGGACAAAGGACAAAATCCCGACCAATCATTGCCGGTGGAAAACGTTGCGAAAGACGTGCCATGGTCACTCGTAATTGCAAGTCAAAAGAGGAATAG
- the LOC144452835 gene encoding uncharacterized protein LOC144452835 isoform X5, which yields MKRLLVMFVLLLVVFTALSDAGRKGKDKTKKMKKGKDGKQRDRVARDCGPWVWGECIANEGECGLGLKKATRDGTDCKVVSKTKRCRIPCEGDRQRKECKYEVGELLDCDQSTGSRTIVMRLKKGDPETCPEEKTVTKKCKDKGKKACKYNKGQWGLCDTLTNTRVRLDTLKEKRSDPEAECASERVIVKKCRFACKYQYSDWGECDESTNSRSREGVLSRKSNTPADCRDTDVQTRSCSNKNGKEKCFFGPWEGFSKCVDGQRTKSRPIIAGGKRCERRAMVTRNCKSKEE from the exons ATGAAGCGACTGCTGGTAATGTTCGTTTTACTTCTCGTCGTTTTTACGGCTTTGTCGGACGCTGGACGTAAAGGGaaagataaaacaaagaaaatgaagaaaGGCAAAGATGGAA AACAGAGAGACAGAGTAGCAAGGGATTGTGGTCCCTGGGTTTGGGGTGAATGTATTGCCAATGAAGGAGAGTGTGGTTTAGGACTTAAAAAGGCAACACGAGATGGCACTGATTGTAAGGTTGTGTCCAAAACAAAACGATGTCGTATACCCTGTGAGGGTGATAGACAGAGAAAAG AGTGTAAATACGAAGTGGGTGAATTATTGGATTGTGATCAATCAACTGGGTCAAGAACTATTGTGATGCGTTTAAAGAAAGGTGACCCAGAAACGTGTCCAGAAGAGAAAACTGTGACAAAGAAATGTAAAGACAAGGGCAAGAAAG CATGTAAATACAACAAGGGCCAATGGGGTTTGTGTGACACTCTGACCAATACACGTGTTCGACTAGATACTCTCAAAGAAAAGCGCAGTGATCCCGAAGCAGAATGTGCTTCAGAAAGAGTTATAGTCAAGAAGTGTAGATTTG CATGTAAATACCAATACAGTGACTGGGGTGAATGCGACGAATCCACTAATTCCAGATCGCGTGAGGGCGTCCTTTCTAGGAAATCTAACACGCCAGCAGACTGTCGAGACACAGACGTACAAACAAGGAGTTGCTCCAACAAGAACGGAAAAG AGAAGTGCTTCTTCGGACCATGGGAGGGATTCAGTAAATGTGTAGACGGACAAAGGACAAAATCCCGACCAATCATTGCCGGTGGAAAACGTTGCGAAAGACGTGCCATGGTCACTCGTAATTGCAAGTCAAAAGAGGAATAG